A stretch of the Melanotaenia boesemani isolate fMelBoe1 chromosome 24, fMelBoe1.pri, whole genome shotgun sequence genome encodes the following:
- the lypd6 gene encoding ly6/PLAUR domain-containing protein 6 isoform X2, producing the protein MEAWPTVAWILFLTTICDQLKTIQSRDFTMKDIVLLHPSTTPHPGGFKCFTCQDAADNYECNRWAPDVYCPKDTRYCYTLHMMDKHGDSVSVSKRCATLENCRFTGCMELTDNGYQVCTSCCEGNICNVLVPRNNSSAIFSSTSPLVSSSRRLRPAAMLLFIIIMISSCTAG; encoded by the exons ATGGAGGCCTGGCCAACAGTGGCCTGGATCCTTTTCCTGACAACCATCTGTGACCAGTTGAAAACCATTCAGTCACGGGATTTCACCATGAAGGATATCGTGCTGCTGCATCCCTCTA CCACTCCTCACCCCGGTGGCTTTAAATGCTTCACGTGTCAAGACGCTGCAGATAACTACGAGTGCAACCGCTGGGCCCCAGATGTGTACTGTCCAAAAG ATACCAGATACTGCTACACACTCCACATGATGGATAAGCATGGAGACAGCGTGTCCGTGAGCAAGCGCTGCGCCACCCTGGAGAACTGTCGCTTCACCGGCTGCATGGAGCTCACTGATAACGGTTACCAG GTGTGCACGTCCTGCTGCGAGGGGAACATCTGCAACGTGCTGGTGCCCAGAAATAACAGCAGCGCCATTTTCTCCTCCACCTCTCCTCTGGTCAGCTCGAGCAGGAGGCTTCGCCCTGCAGCGATGcttctcttcatcatcatcatgatcagCAGCTGCACAGCTGGATAG
- the mmadhca gene encoding metabolism of cobalamin associated Da, with the protein MTSSVLCGRSRLVLSQAAGRHALVSLRVGRTRTFSAASSDEPYIAVSPTDSGPRTVWPDESMGPFGPQDQRFQLPGNVGFDCHLEGTENQKRAPVHMVVPDVLTTPNSSERHQFILAQFVNEFHGKLGPISTRVHKAEQYFSQTDTDCSISSCPELLKKELELMFPSAPTASITVVTVTQRSNRWEDETPEQDKDLLHHKFVSGAKEMCFALWTAGYWADFIDPTTGTAFFASPSSQTVLQTEEELTHLAHLGFHIEVSGSCTVIRHILRGTPLFVGTVFTNAPTNSAAIARLQGLSNVFDEEE; encoded by the exons ATGACCAGCAGC GTGCTGTGTGGTCGAAGCAGGTTGGTCCTGTCTCAGGCCGCCGGCCGCCATGCTTTGGTTTCTCTCCGGGTCGGCCGAACCAGAACCTTCTCTGCTGCGAGCTCAGACGAGCCTTACATCGCTGTCTCGCCCACAGACTCAG GCCCAAGGACAGTATGGCCGGATGAGAGCATGGGTCCATTCGGACCTCAGGACCAGCGCTTCCAGTTACCGGGTAATGTTGGCTTTGACTGCCACCTGGAAGGCACGGAGAACCAGAAAAGGGCTCCAGTCCACATGGTGGTTCCTGATGTACTCACTACTCCAAACAGCTCAGAGAGACACCAGTTCATACTGGCCCAGTTCGTTAATGAGTTCCAC GGAAAGTTGGGTCCAATATCCACCAGAGTCCACAAAGCTGAGCAGTACTttagtcagacagacacagactgCTCCATAAGTTCCTGCcctgagcttttaaagaaag AATTGGAGCTGATGTTCCCTTCAGCGCCCACTGCCTCCATCACAGTCGTCACGGTAACACAGAGGAGCAACCGGTGGGAGGACGAAACTCCAGAGCAGGACAAGGACCTGCTGCATCATAAG TTTGTGAGCGGTGCAAAGGAGATGTGTTTCGCTCTGTGGACGGCGGGGTACTGGGCCGACTTCATCGACCCAACAACAGGAACAGCT TTCTTTGCATCTCCGTCAAGTCAAACCGTGctgcagacagaggaggagctgaCACATCTGGCACATCTGGGTTTTCACATCGAGGTGTCAGGCTCCTGCACCGTCATTCGCCACATCCTTAGAGGAACGCCTTTATTTGTAGGGACCGTTTTCACCAATGCACCCACCAACAGTGCTGCTATCGCCAGACTACAAGGACTATCAAATGTATTTGATGAAGAGGAATag
- the lypd6 gene encoding ly6/PLAUR domain-containing protein 6 isoform X3 translates to MEAWPTVAWILFLTTICDQLKTIQSRDFTMKDIVLLHPSNTRYCYTLHMMDKHGDSVSVSKRCATLENCRFTGCMELTDNGYQQVCTSCCEGNICNVLVPRNNSSAIFSSTSPLVSSSRRLRPAAMLLFIIIMISSCTAG, encoded by the exons ATGGAGGCCTGGCCAACAGTGGCCTGGATCCTTTTCCTGACAACCATCTGTGACCAGTTGAAAACCATTCAGTCACGGGATTTCACCATGAAGGATATCGTGCTGCTGCATCCCTCTA ATACCAGATACTGCTACACACTCCACATGATGGATAAGCATGGAGACAGCGTGTCCGTGAGCAAGCGCTGCGCCACCCTGGAGAACTGTCGCTTCACCGGCTGCATGGAGCTCACTGATAACGGTTACCAG CAGGTGTGCACGTCCTGCTGCGAGGGGAACATCTGCAACGTGCTGGTGCCCAGAAATAACAGCAGCGCCATTTTCTCCTCCACCTCTCCTCTGGTCAGCTCGAGCAGGAGGCTTCGCCCTGCAGCGATGcttctcttcatcatcatcatgatcagCAGCTGCACAGCTGGATAG
- the lypd6 gene encoding ly6/PLAUR domain-containing protein 6 isoform X1 has translation MEAWPTVAWILFLTTICDQLKTIQSRDFTMKDIVLLHPSTTPHPGGFKCFTCQDAADNYECNRWAPDVYCPKDTRYCYTLHMMDKHGDSVSVSKRCATLENCRFTGCMELTDNGYQQVCTSCCEGNICNVLVPRNNSSAIFSSTSPLVSSSRRLRPAAMLLFIIIMISSCTAG, from the exons ATGGAGGCCTGGCCAACAGTGGCCTGGATCCTTTTCCTGACAACCATCTGTGACCAGTTGAAAACCATTCAGTCACGGGATTTCACCATGAAGGATATCGTGCTGCTGCATCCCTCTA CCACTCCTCACCCCGGTGGCTTTAAATGCTTCACGTGTCAAGACGCTGCAGATAACTACGAGTGCAACCGCTGGGCCCCAGATGTGTACTGTCCAAAAG ATACCAGATACTGCTACACACTCCACATGATGGATAAGCATGGAGACAGCGTGTCCGTGAGCAAGCGCTGCGCCACCCTGGAGAACTGTCGCTTCACCGGCTGCATGGAGCTCACTGATAACGGTTACCAG CAGGTGTGCACGTCCTGCTGCGAGGGGAACATCTGCAACGTGCTGGTGCCCAGAAATAACAGCAGCGCCATTTTCTCCTCCACCTCTCCTCTGGTCAGCTCGAGCAGGAGGCTTCGCCCTGCAGCGATGcttctcttcatcatcatcatgatcagCAGCTGCACAGCTGGATAG